A region from the Geobacillus vulcani PSS1 genome encodes:
- a CDS encoding ABC transporter substrate-binding protein has product MKKWAVWLCSLLLLLPLAACNNGNGQGEKPLKNVRLAEVTHSIFYAPQYVALAKGFFKEEGLDVELTTTWGGDKTMTTLLSGGADIALVGSETSIYVYAQGTDDPVINFAQLTQTDGTFLVSRKKIDHFTWERLKGSTFLGQRKGGMPQMVGEFVLKKHGIDPHQDLKLIQNVEFANIANAFASGTGDFVQLFEPTASIFEQEGKGYIVASFGTESGRVPYTSYMAKQSYIKANKDVIEKFTRAIYKAQQWVASHSASDIAKAIQPYFKDTDLALIEKVVDRYKSQGTYATDPILDEDEWNHLQTIMDEAGELPKRIDLETLVDSSFAKQAMNE; this is encoded by the coding sequence ATGAAAAAATGGGCGGTATGGTTGTGTTCGCTTCTTCTCCTTTTGCCGCTCGCTGCCTGCAACAACGGCAACGGCCAAGGAGAAAAGCCGCTGAAAAACGTCCGGCTCGCCGAAGTGACGCACTCGATTTTTTACGCGCCGCAGTACGTCGCCTTAGCAAAAGGCTTCTTTAAAGAAGAAGGGCTCGATGTCGAGCTAACGACGACATGGGGCGGCGACAAAACGATGACGACGCTGCTGTCCGGCGGCGCCGACATCGCCTTGGTCGGCTCGGAAACATCCATTTATGTCTATGCGCAAGGGACGGACGATCCGGTCATCAATTTTGCGCAGCTCACGCAAACCGATGGCACGTTTCTCGTTTCCCGCAAAAAAATTGACCACTTTACGTGGGAGAGGTTGAAAGGAAGCACGTTCCTCGGCCAGCGGAAAGGCGGCATGCCGCAGATGGTCGGCGAATTTGTGTTGAAAAAACACGGCATCGACCCGCACCAGGACTTGAAATTGATCCAGAACGTCGAGTTTGCCAACATCGCCAACGCGTTTGCGAGCGGGACCGGCGATTTCGTCCAGCTGTTTGAGCCGACCGCAAGCATTTTTGAGCAAGAAGGAAAAGGCTACATCGTCGCTTCCTTTGGCACCGAGTCCGGGCGCGTCCCGTACACATCGTACATGGCAAAACAAAGCTATATAAAAGCGAACAAAGACGTCATTGAAAAATTCACGCGCGCCATCTACAAAGCCCAGCAATGGGTCGCATCGCACAGCGCCTCGGACATCGCGAAAGCCATTCAGCCGTATTTCAAAGACACCGATTTGGCCCTCATCGAAAAAGTGGTTGATCGCTACAAAAGCCAAGGAACCTACGCGACCGATCCGATTTTGGATGAAGACGAATGGAACCACTTGCAAACGATCATGGACGAAGCCGGCGAACTGCCAAAGCGGATCGATCTTGAAACGCTGGTGGATTCATCGTTTGCCAAACAAGCGATGAATGAGTAA
- a CDS encoding alpha/beta hydrolase family protein yields the protein MDGDIIDYYRFPSPHPGIEVFLVTYMSQRLKVKGFLAVPNQNKVYDGFLYLRGGIKNVGQVRVPRLIQFASHGFVVFAPLYRGNGGGEGNEDFVGDDRYDAIAGFELLRRHPLVHPGRVHVFGFSRGGAMALHTAMLAERVCSVAVWGGVTDVALTYWERPDLRRMMKRVIGGTPNKYPERYRHRTPLYHLERLRAPVLIIHGGRDDNVSIEHAWRLERRLKALGKRVTAWYFPEFTHYFPPRANRETVKRLTAWMKQQPTV from the coding sequence ATGGACGGGGACATCATCGACTACTATCGGTTTCCGTCGCCGCATCCGGGCATCGAGGTGTTCTTGGTCACCTATATGTCCCAAAGGCTGAAGGTGAAAGGATTTTTGGCTGTGCCAAACCAAAACAAGGTGTATGACGGGTTTTTGTATTTGCGCGGCGGGATCAAAAACGTCGGGCAAGTGCGGGTGCCGCGCCTCATCCAATTCGCGTCGCACGGCTTTGTCGTCTTCGCCCCGCTCTATCGCGGCAACGGCGGCGGGGAAGGGAACGAAGATTTTGTCGGCGATGACCGCTATGACGCCATCGCTGGATTTGAGCTTCTTCGCCGCCATCCGCTCGTCCATCCGGGGCGCGTGCACGTGTTTGGCTTCTCGCGCGGCGGGGCGATGGCGCTTCATACCGCCATGCTCGCTGAACGGGTTTGTTCCGTCGCGGTTTGGGGCGGTGTGACGGATGTGGCGCTGACGTACTGGGAACGTCCGGATTTGCGGCGGATGATGAAGCGCGTCATCGGCGGCACGCCGAACAAATACCCGGAGCGCTATCGGCATCGAACCCCGCTTTATCATCTCGAGCGGCTTCGCGCGCCGGTGCTCATCATCCACGGCGGGCGCGATGACAACGTCTCGATCGAACACGCCTGGCGGTTGGAACGGCGATTGAAGGCGCTCGGCAAGCGAGTGACCGCGTGGTATTTTCCCGAGTTCACTCACTATTTTCCCCCGCGCGCCAACCGCGAGACGGTGAAAAGGCTTACAGCATGGATGAAACAACAGCCGACCGTGTGA
- a CDS encoding DUF2584 domain-containing protein, which produces MGMPMELQTLIVTKGNEQRVQGNLFVLKKEGYRLYPLDVPLEVRRTLQSEASGIAVVKKLEWEDNRTTVTYELVSLYSTN; this is translated from the coding sequence ATGGGCATGCCGATGGAGCTGCAGACGCTCATTGTGACCAAAGGAAACGAACAGCGCGTCCAAGGCAATTTGTTCGTGCTGAAAAAAGAAGGCTACCGCTTATATCCGCTCGACGTGCCGCTTGAAGTGCGCCGGACGCTGCAAAGCGAAGCGAGCGGCATCGCCGTCGTGAAAAAGCTGGAATGGGAAGACAACCGGACGACGGTGACGTACGAACTCGTCAGCTTATATTCGACGAATTGA
- a CDS encoding Rpn family recombination-promoting nuclease/putative transposase, with translation MTKPRIDHDRLFKELLSTFFEEFLLLFFPDVYEHIDVRHLSFLSEELFTDVTAGEKHRVDLLVETKMKGEEGLIIVHVEHQSYAQQTFPERMFLYFSRLFQKYRRRIVPIAIFSYDESRDEPSSWRIQFPFLTVLDFRYLTVELRKLPWRAYIRHDNPVAAALISKMGYNKEEKVEVKKEFLRMLVRLELDEAKQRLLFGFFETYLRLSAEEEAKLRNEVRQMETKEAKQVMELIISYEQRGMEKGIEQGIKQGIKQGMKQGRQQGIEEGKLEVVKRMLAKGYDVNTIHELTGLPVEKIEKVKE, from the coding sequence GTGACCAAACCGCGAATCGATCACGACCGGTTGTTCAAGGAGTTGCTGTCGACGTTCTTCGAAGAATTTTTGCTTCTCTTTTTTCCCGATGTGTACGAGCACATTGACGTTCGCCACCTCTCTTTCCTCTCAGAAGAACTGTTTACCGACGTCACGGCGGGGGAGAAGCATCGCGTCGACTTGTTGGTCGAAACGAAGATGAAGGGGGAGGAAGGGCTCATCATCGTCCATGTCGAACACCAAAGCTATGCCCAACAGACGTTCCCCGAGCGAATGTTCCTCTACTTTAGCCGCCTGTTTCAAAAATACCGCCGCCGCATTGTTCCAATTGCCATCTTCAGCTATGACGAATCCCGCGATGAACCTTCTTCGTGGCGCATCCAGTTTCCGTTCTTGACCGTTCTCGATTTTCGTTACTTGACGGTGGAGTTGCGCAAACTGCCGTGGCGCGCGTACATCCGCCATGACAACCCCGTCGCCGCCGCCTTGATAAGCAAAATGGGGTATAATAAAGAAGAGAAAGTCGAAGTGAAAAAAGAGTTTTTGCGCATGCTCGTCCGCCTTGAGCTCGATGAGGCGAAACAGAGGTTGTTGTTCGGCTTTTTTGAAACATATTTGCGGCTGTCTGCAGAAGAGGAAGCGAAACTGCGAAACGAGGTGAGGCAAATGGAGACAAAGGAGGCGAAGCAAGTCATGGAACTCATCATTTCGTATGAACAGCGGGGAATGGAAAAGGGAATCGAACAAGGTATCAAACAAGGGATCAAACAAGGCATGAAACAAGGGCGCCAACAAGGGATCGAGGAAGGGAAGCTTGAGGTGGTGAAGCGCATGCTCGCTAAAGGATATGATGTCAACACGATCCACGAGCTGACCGGGCTGCCGGTTGAGAAAATCGAAAAGGTGAAGGAGTAA
- the pckA gene encoding phosphoenolpyruvate carboxykinase (ATP) translates to MGIANMTNKLDLLLQKPYVHYQLSVAELVEKVLQRKEGRLTHTGAVAVTTGKYTGRSPKDKYIVEEPSTKQTIDWGTINQPMSPETFDKLYDKVLDYLMKKDELFVFKGFAGADPKSRLPIQVVNEFAWHNLFVHQLFIRPSAEELAAHEPQFTVICAPNFKANPAVDGTRSEAFIIISFERRVVLIGGTEYAGEMKKSIFSVMNYLLPEQGILPMHCSANVGQEGDVALFFGLSGTGKTTLSTDPNRRLIGDDEHGWSSRGIFNIEGGCYAKCINLSREKEPQIFDAIGFGAVLENVVLDDATRVPDYDDGTLTENTRAAYPLQAIKNIVDPSVAGHPSTIVFLTADAFGVLPPISKLTREQAMYHFLSGYTSKLAGTERGVTEPEATFSTCFGAPFLPRPAVEYAKMLGQKIAEHNVRVFLVNTGWTGGPYGVGSRMKLAYTRAMVQAAVEGELDNVETVQDPIFGLAIPAHVPGVPDDVLRPQNTWADKQAYEQKAKELAEKFRANFRKFAHIDPTIEKLGGPLV, encoded by the coding sequence ATGGGGATTGCCAATATGACCAATAAACTCGATCTCTTGCTGCAAAAACCGTACGTCCACTACCAACTGTCCGTCGCTGAACTCGTCGAAAAAGTGCTGCAACGGAAGGAAGGTCGGCTGACGCACACCGGCGCCGTCGCCGTCACGACCGGCAAGTACACGGGGCGGTCGCCCAAAGACAAATACATCGTCGAAGAACCGTCAACGAAGCAAACGATCGACTGGGGGACAATCAACCAGCCGATGTCTCCGGAGACGTTTGATAAACTGTACGACAAAGTGCTCGATTATTTAATGAAAAAAGATGAACTGTTCGTCTTTAAAGGCTTTGCCGGCGCCGATCCGAAATCCCGGCTGCCGATTCAAGTCGTGAACGAATTCGCCTGGCACAACTTGTTCGTCCATCAGCTGTTCATCCGGCCAAGCGCCGAAGAGCTCGCCGCGCATGAACCGCAATTCACCGTCATTTGCGCGCCGAACTTTAAGGCGAATCCAGCTGTGGACGGCACGCGCTCGGAAGCGTTCATCATCATCTCGTTTGAACGCCGCGTCGTCCTAATCGGCGGGACGGAGTACGCCGGCGAAATGAAAAAATCGATCTTTTCGGTGATGAACTATTTGCTGCCGGAACAAGGCATCCTGCCGATGCACTGCTCGGCCAACGTCGGCCAGGAAGGCGACGTCGCCCTCTTCTTCGGCTTGTCGGGAACCGGGAAAACGACGCTCTCGACCGATCCGAACCGCCGCTTGATCGGCGATGACGAACACGGCTGGTCGAGCCGCGGCATTTTCAATATCGAAGGCGGCTGCTATGCGAAATGCATCAACCTATCGCGCGAGAAAGAGCCGCAAATTTTTGACGCCATCGGCTTTGGCGCCGTGCTCGAAAACGTCGTTCTCGACGACGCGACGCGGGTGCCGGATTACGATGACGGCACATTGACGGAAAACACGCGCGCCGCCTACCCGCTTCAAGCGATCAAAAACATCGTCGACCCAAGCGTCGCCGGCCATCCATCCACGATCGTGTTCCTGACGGCCGATGCGTTCGGCGTCCTGCCGCCGATCAGCAAGCTGACGCGCGAACAGGCGATGTATCATTTCTTAAGCGGCTACACAAGCAAACTCGCCGGCACGGAACGCGGCGTCACCGAACCGGAAGCGACGTTCTCGACGTGCTTTGGCGCGCCGTTTTTGCCGCGCCCGGCCGTTGAATACGCGAAAATGCTCGGGCAAAAAATCGCTGAGCACAACGTCCGCGTCTTTTTGGTCAACACCGGTTGGACAGGAGGGCCGTACGGCGTCGGCAGCCGCATGAAGCTCGCCTACACCCGCGCGATGGTGCAAGCCGCCGTCGAAGGAGAGCTTGACAACGTCGAAACCGTGCAAGACCCGATCTTCGGCCTCGCCATCCCGGCGCACGTCCCCGGCGTGCCGGACGACGTCTTGCGCCCGCAAAACACATGGGCTGACAAACAAGCGTACGAACAAAAAGCGAAAGAACTGGCGGAAAAATTCCGCGCCAACTTCCGAAAGTTCGCTCATATCGACCCAACGATCGAAAAGCTCGGCGGACCGCTCGTATAA
- the metK gene encoding methionine adenosyltransferase — translation MSAKRRLFTSESVTEGHPDKICDQISDAILDAILEKDPNARVACETSVTTGLVLVSGEITTSTYVDIPRIVRDTVREIGYTRAKYGFDADTCAVLTSIDEQSPDIAMGVDRALEAREGQMTDEEIEAIGAGDQGLMFGFACNETEELMPLPISLAHRLARRLAEVRKTDVLPYLRPDGKTQVTIEYDENGKPVRVDTIVVSAQHHPEITQEQIQRDIKEHVIKPVVPAELLDENTNYFINPTGRFVIGGPQGDAGLTGRKIIVDTYGGYARHGGGAFSGKDPTKVDRSAAYAARYVAKNIVAAGLADKCEVQLAYAIGVARPVSISIDTFGTGKVSEDILIEVVRNNFDLRPAGIIKMLDLRRPIYKQTAAYGHFGRTDIDLPWERTDKAALLKEQALALANKQ, via the coding sequence ATGTCAGCCAAACGCCGCTTGTTTACTTCAGAATCTGTAACCGAAGGACATCCGGATAAAATTTGCGACCAAATTTCCGATGCGATTTTGGATGCCATCTTGGAAAAAGATCCGAACGCCCGCGTTGCTTGCGAAACGAGCGTCACGACCGGACTGGTGCTCGTGAGCGGGGAAATTACGACGTCGACGTATGTGGACATTCCGCGCATCGTCCGCGATACGGTTCGCGAAATCGGCTATACGCGCGCCAAGTACGGATTTGACGCCGATACGTGCGCAGTGCTCACGTCGATTGACGAGCAGTCGCCGGATATCGCGATGGGGGTGGACCGAGCGCTCGAGGCGCGCGAAGGTCAGATGACTGACGAGGAAATTGAAGCGATCGGCGCCGGCGACCAAGGGCTCATGTTTGGGTTCGCCTGCAATGAGACGGAAGAATTGATGCCGCTGCCGATTTCGCTTGCGCACCGCTTGGCGCGCCGCTTGGCGGAAGTGCGCAAAACGGACGTCTTGCCGTACTTGCGCCCGGACGGGAAAACGCAAGTGACGATCGAATATGATGAAAACGGCAAACCGGTGCGCGTCGATACGATCGTCGTTTCCGCACAGCACCATCCGGAAATTACGCAAGAGCAAATCCAGCGAGACATTAAAGAACATGTGATCAAACCGGTCGTGCCGGCGGAGCTGCTGGATGAGAACACGAACTATTTCATCAACCCGACCGGACGGTTCGTCATCGGCGGTCCGCAAGGGGATGCCGGGTTGACGGGGCGGAAAATCATCGTCGATACGTACGGCGGCTACGCCCGTCACGGCGGCGGCGCGTTCTCGGGCAAAGACCCGACGAAAGTCGACCGTTCGGCAGCGTATGCGGCCCGCTATGTCGCGAAAAACATCGTCGCAGCTGGCCTTGCCGACAAGTGCGAAGTGCAGCTCGCCTACGCGATCGGCGTCGCCCGCCCGGTTTCGATTTCGATCGATACATTCGGCACCGGCAAAGTGTCCGAAGACATTTTAATTGAAGTCGTCCGCAACAACTTTGATCTCCGTCCGGCGGGCATCATCAAAATGCTCGACCTTCGCCGTCCGATTTACAAACAGACGGCCGCTTACGGCCATTTCGGGCGCACGGACATCGACCTGCCGTGGGAGCGCACCGACAAAGCCGCCTTGTTGAAAGAACAAGCGTTGGCGTTGGCGAACAAACAATAA
- a CDS encoding gamma carbonic anhydrase, producing the protein MIYPYKGKTPQIAASAFIADYVTITGDVTIGEETSIWFNTVIRGDVAPTVIGNRVNIQDNSILHQSPNNPLIIEDGVTVGHQVILHSAIVRKNALIGMGSIILDRAEIGEGAFIGAGSLVPPGKKIPPNTLALGRPAKVVRELTEDDIREMERIRREYVEKGQYYKVLQQQRANQT; encoded by the coding sequence ATGATTTACCCATACAAAGGCAAAACACCGCAAATTGCCGCATCCGCCTTTATCGCCGACTATGTGACGATCACCGGCGATGTCACCATCGGCGAAGAGACGAGCATTTGGTTCAATACCGTCATTCGCGGCGACGTAGCACCGACGGTGATTGGCAATCGGGTCAATATTCAAGATAACTCAATTTTGCATCAAAGTCCAAACAATCCGCTTATTATTGAGGACGGGGTGACGGTCGGCCATCAAGTCATTTTGCACAGCGCCATCGTTCGCAAAAACGCCTTGATCGGCATGGGCTCGATCATTCTGGACCGTGCAGAAATTGGGGAAGGCGCGTTTATCGGCGCCGGCAGTTTGGTGCCGCCAGGCAAAAAAATTCCGCCCAACACGCTCGCCCTCGGCCGGCCGGCGAAAGTCGTCCGCGAACTGACGGAAGACGACATCCGCGAAATGGAGCGCATCCGCCGCGAATATGTCGAGAAAGGACAGTATTACAAAGTACTGCAGCAACAGCGGGCCAATCAGACCTAA
- a CDS encoding tetraprenyl-beta-curcumene synthase family protein, producing the protein MVFAPEVSRLNIPKNPIALMKTVYRDVLPLVHRELAYWQRQAERIPDPELRRQALASIASKTFHCEGGSILALLAGENMEDCIRFIVAYQTISDYLDNLCDRSTSLDPLDFRALHDSMPDALTIGAEPSNYYRHRREQEDGGYLPALVRTCQEVLETVRHYETVAPFLHELAGYYCDLQVHKHVEASERVPRLEKWFEQYKAALPPMEWYEFSACSGSTLGIFCLVAYAFGESLPPEMARQVRDGYFPYIQGLHILLDYLIDQEEDREGGDLNFCFYYPNETVMLERLCHFIEEADRHVGALPHGEFHRLIHRGLLGLYLSDAKVKKQRGLRRLARRLVRAGGAASQFFYWNGKAYRLWQGTQKRLSFS; encoded by the coding sequence ATGGTGTTTGCACCTGAGGTGAGCCGATTGAACATTCCGAAAAACCCCATCGCCTTGATGAAAACGGTGTATCGTGACGTGCTTCCGCTTGTCCACCGTGAGCTTGCCTATTGGCAGCGCCAAGCTGAGCGCATTCCTGACCCGGAATTGCGGCGCCAGGCGCTCGCGAGCATCGCCTCAAAAACGTTCCATTGCGAAGGCGGCTCCATTTTGGCGCTCTTGGCCGGAGAAAACATGGAGGATTGCATCCGCTTTATCGTTGCTTACCAGACGATCAGCGATTATTTGGATAATTTGTGCGACCGCAGCACCTCGCTTGATCCGCTCGACTTTCGCGCCTTGCACGATTCGATGCCGGACGCTTTGACGATCGGCGCGGAGCCGTCGAACTATTACCGCCATCGCCGAGAACAGGAAGACGGTGGCTATTTGCCGGCGCTTGTGCGCACGTGCCAAGAGGTGCTCGAGACGGTGCGCCATTATGAGACGGTCGCCCCGTTTTTGCATGAATTGGCCGGATATTATTGCGACTTGCAAGTGCATAAACATGTCGAAGCGAGCGAGCGGGTGCCGCGGCTGGAGAAATGGTTCGAGCAATACAAAGCCGCCTTGCCGCCGATGGAATGGTATGAGTTTTCCGCCTGCTCCGGTTCGACGCTCGGCATTTTCTGCCTTGTCGCCTATGCGTTTGGCGAATCGCTGCCGCCGGAGATGGCGAGACAAGTGCGCGACGGCTATTTTCCGTACATTCAAGGGCTGCACATTTTGCTTGACTATTTGATCGATCAAGAGGAAGACCGGGAAGGCGGCGACCTGAACTTTTGTTTTTACTATCCGAATGAAACGGTGATGCTTGAGCGGCTTTGCCATTTCATCGAAGAGGCCGACCGCCATGTCGGCGCGCTCCCGCACGGCGAGTTTCATCGCCTCATCCACCGCGGCTTGCTCGGGTTGTATTTGTCGGATGCCAAGGTGAAGAAGCAACGCGGACTGCGCCGGCTGGCGCGCCGGCTCGTCCGCGCCGGCGGGGCGGCGTCGCAGTTTTTTTACTGGAACGGCAAGGCATACCGCCTCTGGCAAGGAACACAAAAACGGCTGTCCTTTTCATAA
- a CDS encoding tRNA (mnm(5)s(2)U34)-methyltransferase: MALMNILPFARFLLDQAVHEGDIAVDATVGNGHDTVYLAERVGGSGHVFGFDIQREAIAAASARLAEHGLRERATLLERSHSELLDALPADVHGRIAGAVFNLGYLPGGNKQIVTKPESTIEAVRQLLSVMKPGGVIVLVVYHGHPEGKRERDALLDYVRSLDQRRVHALKYEFINRQNDPPFLLALENRADGGA, from the coding sequence ATGGCATTGATGAACATTTTGCCGTTTGCTCGTTTTTTGCTCGACCAAGCGGTCCATGAAGGCGACATCGCCGTTGACGCGACGGTCGGCAACGGTCATGACACCGTCTATCTCGCGGAACGCGTCGGCGGCAGCGGCCATGTTTTCGGTTTTGACATCCAACGCGAAGCCATCGCCGCGGCGTCCGCCCGCCTCGCCGAACACGGACTGCGCGAGCGGGCGACGCTGTTGGAACGAAGCCACAGTGAACTGCTTGACGCACTTCCCGCTGACGTGCACGGGCGGATCGCCGGCGCCGTGTTCAACCTCGGCTATTTGCCAGGCGGCAACAAACAGATCGTCACCAAGCCGGAATCGACGATCGAAGCGGTCCGCCAGCTGCTTTCCGTCATGAAGCCGGGCGGCGTCATCGTCCTTGTCGTCTACCATGGTCATCCCGAAGGAAAGCGCGAACGCGACGCGCTCCTTGATTACGTCCGCTCTCTTGATCAACGGCGCGTCCACGCTTTGAAATATGAATTCATCAATCGGCAAAACGACCCGCCGTTTTTGCTTGCGCTTGAGAATCGGGCAGATGGAGGCGCCTGA
- a CDS encoding YtzC family protein: MATRQSVEEFLQRCEDVIRFAKEQYTEAQKQEHYNITEYTNAQQMLEQTVLDLAHLARSCNAQQREQLHRMRLQLEQLQNEMILLDR, encoded by the coding sequence ATGGCGACAAGACAATCGGTTGAAGAGTTTTTGCAGCGGTGTGAAGATGTGATCCGCTTTGCGAAAGAACAATATACCGAAGCGCAAAAGCAGGAGCATTACAACATCACTGAATATACGAACGCCCAGCAAATGCTCGAGCAAACGGTCCTTGATTTAGCGCACCTCGCCCGCAGCTGCAACGCCCAGCAGCGCGAACAGCTGCACCGGATGCGGCTCCAGCTTGAGCAGCTGCAAAACGAAATGATCTTGCTTGACCGCTGA
- a CDS encoding MDR family MFS transporter, whose product MPRALWWLLVGMALNVTGASFLWPLNTIYLHEQLDQPLAVAGAVLMLNSGGSVIGSLVGGVLFDRIGGFRVLLAGAVLTMAALAGLNVWHGWPHYAVFLALVGIGSGVVFPAASAYAGAIWPEGGRWAFNALYVAQNIGVAVGSALGGFVASYSFSFVFLANLLLYAAFLAIVTVGLRRIPLLPPARTKRPAEAEKVPSRAVGWALALLCAGYGLCWLSYVQWSTTIAAYTRELEIPVGQYSLLWTINGALIVLAQPVLSRVIHRFMPGMKRQTVIGFAIFVVSFAMLFGADSLVEFAASMVVLTIAEMIVWPAIPAVVNELAPQGKAGLYQGIVNGTATAGRMIGPVIGGWIADAFGMKLLIGLLVAFALLAVAASLLYDRWLPRPTEKAGEKTAATI is encoded by the coding sequence ATGCCCCGCGCTCTTTGGTGGCTGCTCGTCGGTATGGCGCTCAATGTAACAGGGGCGTCATTTTTATGGCCGTTAAATACCATTTATTTGCATGAACAACTCGATCAGCCGCTCGCGGTGGCGGGAGCGGTGCTGATGCTCAACTCCGGCGGCAGCGTCATCGGCAGTCTGGTTGGCGGTGTTTTGTTTGACCGGATCGGCGGGTTTCGCGTTTTGTTGGCCGGAGCGGTGTTGACGATGGCCGCGCTTGCGGGGTTGAACGTTTGGCACGGCTGGCCGCATTATGCGGTGTTTTTGGCGCTTGTCGGCATCGGCAGCGGCGTCGTCTTTCCGGCGGCGTCGGCGTACGCCGGGGCGATTTGGCCCGAAGGGGGGCGGTGGGCGTTCAACGCCTTGTATGTCGCGCAAAATATCGGCGTTGCCGTCGGTTCGGCGCTTGGCGGGTTTGTCGCTTCGTATTCGTTCTCGTTCGTGTTTTTGGCCAATCTATTGCTTTATGCGGCGTTTTTGGCGATCGTCACGGTCGGATTGCGGCGCATCCCGCTTTTGCCCCCGGCGCGAACGAAACGGCCGGCAGAAGCGGAAAAAGTGCCATCCCGTGCCGTGGGCTGGGCGCTCGCCCTCCTTTGCGCCGGCTATGGACTATGTTGGTTAAGCTATGTCCAATGGTCGACGACGATCGCCGCCTATACGCGCGAGCTCGAGATACCGGTCGGGCAGTACAGCTTGCTTTGGACGATCAACGGCGCGTTGATCGTCTTGGCCCAGCCCGTGCTGTCGCGGGTGATCCACCGCTTCATGCCGGGGATGAAACGACAAACGGTGATCGGGTTTGCCATTTTCGTCGTCTCGTTTGCGATGCTGTTTGGCGCCGATTCCCTTGTTGAGTTTGCCGCCTCCATGGTGGTCCTCACCATCGCCGAAATGATCGTCTGGCCGGCGATTCCGGCAGTGGTGAACGAATTGGCGCCGCAAGGGAAGGCTGGGTTGTACCAAGGCATCGTCAACGGTACGGCCACGGCCGGACGGATGATTGGACCGGTCATCGGTGGTTGGATTGCTGACGCCTTCGGAATGAAGCTGCTCATTGGGCTGCTCGTCGCGTTTGCCCTGTTGGCGGTGGCCGCATCACTTTTGTACGACCGCTGGCTGCCGAGGCCGACGGAAAAGGCGGGAGAAAAAACGGCTGCGACCATATAG